In one Mycobacterium heckeshornense genomic region, the following are encoded:
- the coaE gene encoding dephospho-CoA kinase, whose amino-acid sequence MLRIGLTGGIGAGKSAVTATFQQCGGIVVDADVIAREVVEPGTEGLSALVNAFGDDILLPDRSLNRQALAAKAFQDDDARKTLNGIVHPLVARRREEIIAGVPDDAVVVEDIPLLVESGMAPLFPLVVVVHADAELRVRRLVDQRGMAEDDVRARIAAQASDEQRRAVADIWLDNSGSMAVLAQLASDVWNHRIAPFARNLTARHAVRQPVRLTPADPTWPEQARRIVARLVAACGGKAMRVDHIGSTAVPGLDAKDVIDIQITVESLAVADELADALLSAGYPRIDDIRSDIAKPDARSTVPHHDHRNDAALWHKRVHGSADPGRPTCVHLRVDGWPNQQFALLFVDWLTANPDALTEYLTVKQKAAASLPADGSIAEYNEAKEPWLRDAYRRAWNWAESVGWRP is encoded by the coding sequence ATGCTTCGGATCGGGCTGACCGGTGGCATCGGCGCCGGGAAGTCGGCAGTAACCGCCACGTTTCAGCAGTGTGGCGGGATCGTCGTCGACGCCGACGTGATCGCCCGCGAGGTGGTCGAACCGGGAACTGAGGGACTGTCGGCGCTCGTCAATGCGTTTGGTGACGACATTCTGCTGCCCGACCGGTCGCTGAATCGACAGGCGTTGGCTGCCAAGGCGTTTCAAGACGACGACGCACGCAAGACCCTCAACGGGATCGTTCATCCGCTAGTGGCCAGGCGTCGCGAGGAGATCATCGCCGGTGTCCCCGACGACGCGGTCGTCGTGGAAGACATTCCGCTGCTGGTCGAATCCGGGATGGCACCGCTTTTCCCGCTGGTTGTCGTGGTGCACGCCGACGCCGAGTTGCGAGTGCGCCGGCTGGTCGACCAACGCGGCATGGCCGAAGACGACGTTCGCGCCCGCATCGCGGCGCAGGCCAGCGACGAGCAGCGGCGCGCCGTCGCCGACATCTGGCTGGACAACTCCGGCAGCATGGCGGTGCTGGCGCAGCTAGCCAGCGACGTGTGGAACCACCGGATAGCCCCGTTCGCACGCAATCTCACCGCCCGGCACGCCGTGCGCCAACCCGTGCGGCTGACACCGGCGGATCCGACGTGGCCGGAACAGGCGCGGCGCATCGTCGCCCGGTTGGTGGCCGCGTGCGGCGGCAAGGCCATGCGGGTCGACCACATCGGGTCGACCGCGGTGCCGGGCCTGGACGCCAAGGACGTCATCGATATTCAAATCACCGTCGAGTCGCTGGCTGTGGCCGACGAGCTGGCTGATGCGTTGCTGTCCGCCGGCTATCCCCGCATCGACGATATACGCAGTGACATCGCCAAACCCGATGCTCGAAGCACTGTCCCGCATCACGACCACCGCAACGATGCTGCTTTGTGGCACAAGCGGGTTCACGGCTCCGCCGACCCGGGTCGACCCACCTGCGTTCATCTGCGAGTCGACGGCTGGCCCAACCAGCAGTTCGCGCTGCTCTTCGTCGACTGGCTGACCGCTAACCCCGATGCGCTCACCGAGTATCTGACCGTCAAGCAGAAAGCCGCGGCATCACTGCCCGCCGACGGCAGCATCGCCGAGTACAACGAGGCCAAGGAGCCCTGGCTTCGCGACGCCTACCGTCGAGCCTGGAACTGGGCCGAGTCCGTCGGCTGGCGGCCGTAG
- a CDS encoding adenylate/guanylate cyclase domain-containing protein → MAATTKSAPQSRTADSPRTSCCVATVRAQPRARSQHYADSASRRRRVLNINAAMAVLVCASYAVVGLAVGHQVWRTQLVNLVAAAVFAAVPLLHRFTELVAPLIFIFTAYVAIFVICWNVGTGSGLQFFFLVTACLVVLQLGIEHIALAATLAAIAAALVIALEFLVPRNTGLQPDWAQSAGFVLAAVSACLMVVVTMWYALREIARAEAVMEIEYDRSEALLANIMPPSIAARLKDPVHNIIADKYDEASVLFADIAGFTQRASGIDPARLIEFLDRLYTEFDTLVDKHGLEKIKVSGDSYMVVSGVPWPRHDHLHALAELALDMADAAAELKDPDGHAIPLRIGLATGPVVAGVVGSRRFFYDVWGDAVNVASRMESTDTEGRIQVPQDVYERLKNDFVFEERGDVDVKGKGVMHTWYLVGRKPGTRATRLRSGAPQIAGV, encoded by the coding sequence GTGGCGGCAACGACGAAAAGTGCCCCACAGTCACGCACGGCGGATTCGCCGCGAACATCGTGCTGTGTCGCAACAGTGCGGGCACAGCCACGCGCACGCAGCCAGCACTACGCCGACAGCGCCTCTCGGCGGCGCCGCGTCCTCAACATCAACGCCGCTATGGCGGTACTGGTGTGTGCGAGCTACGCCGTTGTCGGCCTTGCGGTCGGGCACCAAGTATGGCGAACGCAGTTGGTCAACCTGGTCGCGGCCGCAGTGTTCGCCGCAGTCCCGTTACTGCACCGCTTCACCGAACTTGTCGCGCCACTTATCTTTATCTTCACCGCTTACGTTGCGATCTTCGTCATCTGCTGGAACGTCGGCACCGGGTCGGGCCTGCAATTTTTCTTTCTCGTCACAGCCTGTCTGGTGGTGTTGCAGCTCGGCATCGAGCACATCGCATTGGCCGCGACGCTGGCGGCGATCGCCGCCGCCCTGGTGATCGCGTTGGAGTTCCTGGTCCCACGCAACACCGGGTTGCAGCCGGACTGGGCGCAGTCGGCAGGCTTCGTCCTCGCGGCCGTCTCCGCCTGCCTGATGGTGGTCGTGACGATGTGGTACGCGCTGCGCGAAATCGCCCGCGCCGAGGCGGTCATGGAAATCGAATACGACCGATCCGAAGCGCTGCTGGCCAACATCATGCCGCCCAGCATCGCGGCCCGGCTCAAGGACCCGGTGCACAACATCATCGCCGACAAATACGACGAGGCCTCGGTGCTGTTCGCCGACATCGCCGGGTTCACGCAACGGGCCAGCGGCATCGACCCGGCCCGGCTGATCGAGTTCCTGGACCGGCTATACACCGAGTTCGACACGCTGGTCGACAAGCATGGACTGGAGAAAATCAAGGTCAGCGGCGACTCGTACATGGTGGTCAGCGGTGTGCCGTGGCCCCGTCATGATCACCTTCATGCGCTGGCCGAGCTTGCCCTGGATATGGCCGATGCGGCAGCCGAACTCAAAGACCCGGATGGCCATGCGATACCGCTGCGCATCGGACTGGCCACCGGGCCGGTTGTCGCCGGTGTGGTGGGATCGCGCCGCTTCTTCTACGACGTGTGGGGCGACGCCGTCAACGTCGCATCGCGGATGGAGTCCACCGACACCGAGGGGCGGATCCAGGTCCCGCAAGACGTTTATGAGCGGCTGAAAAACGACTTCGTGTTCGAGGAACGCGGCGACGTCGACGTCAAAGGCAAAGGCGTCATGCACACCTGGTATCTCGTCGGCCGCAAGCCCGGAACCCGGGCTACTCGCCTGCGCAGCGGCGCACCGCAAATCGCCGGCGTCTGA
- the polA gene encoding DNA polymerase I has protein sequence MHRVRAVSPAKAAATAPVQASTATDDKPTLLLLDGNSLAFRAFYALPAENFKTAGGLTTNAVYGFTAMLINLLRDEQPTHVAAAFDVSRETFRADRYPEYKANRTSAPDEFHGQIDITKEVLAALGITVLAEPGFEADDIIATLATQAEKEGYRVLVVTGDRDALQLVSDDVTVLYPRKGVSDLTRFTPEAVVEKYGLTPKQYPDFAALRGDPSDNLPGIPGVGEKTAAKWIAEYGSLEGLVDNVDTVKGKVGDALRTHLASVVRNRELTELIRDVPLAQTPDTLRLQPWDRDHIHRLFDQLEFRVLRDRLFETLAAVEPEVDEGFDVRGKALEPGTVGQWLVEHASDGRRSGLAVVGTHLPYGGDATALAIAAADGEGGYIDTATVTPDDDAALAAWLADPDKPKALHEAKQAIHDLAGRGWTLEGVTSDTALAAYLVRPGQRSFALDDLSLRYLRRELRAETPEQQQLSLLDDSDGADDQAVQTTILRARAVADLADALDVELARIDSQSLLAEMELPVQRVLAGMEAAGIAVDLALLSELQRQFGEQVRDAAEAAYAVIGKQINLGSPKQLQVVLFDELGMPKTKRTKTGYTTDADALQSLFDKTAHPFLEHLLAHRDATRLKVTVDGLLNAVSADGRIHTTFNQTIAATGRLSSTEPNLQNIPIRTEAGRQIRDAFVVGAGYAELMTADYSQIEMRIMAHLSGDEGLIEAFNTGEDLHSFVASRAFGVPIDEVTPELRRRVKAMSYGLAYGLSAYGLSQQLKISTEEAKEQMDAYFARFGGVRDYLHAVVEQARKDGYTSTVLGRRRYLPELDSGNRQVREAAERAALNAPIQGSAADIIKVAMIEVDKALKAAGFKSRMLLQVHDELLFELASGEREHVEALVRDKMGSAYPLDVPLEVSVGYGRSWDAAAH, from the coding sequence ATGCATAGAGTTAGGGCCGTGAGCCCTGCCAAAGCCGCGGCCACCGCGCCGGTGCAAGCCTCGACCGCAACCGACGACAAACCGACACTGCTGCTGTTGGACGGTAATTCGCTGGCGTTCCGCGCGTTCTACGCGCTGCCGGCGGAAAATTTCAAGACCGCCGGCGGGCTGACCACCAACGCGGTCTACGGGTTTACCGCCATGCTGATCAACCTGCTACGCGACGAACAACCGACGCACGTGGCCGCGGCGTTCGACGTGTCGCGGGAGACGTTTCGCGCCGACCGTTACCCCGAATACAAGGCCAATCGGACGTCGGCCCCCGACGAGTTTCACGGCCAGATCGACATCACCAAGGAAGTCCTTGCCGCGCTGGGCATCACCGTGCTCGCCGAACCGGGTTTCGAAGCCGACGACATCATCGCCACGCTGGCCACCCAAGCCGAAAAAGAGGGCTACCGGGTGCTGGTGGTCACCGGCGACCGCGACGCGCTGCAGCTGGTCAGCGACGACGTCACCGTCCTCTACCCCCGCAAGGGCGTCAGCGACCTCACCCGCTTCACCCCGGAGGCCGTCGTCGAAAAATACGGGCTGACGCCCAAGCAGTACCCCGACTTCGCAGCACTGCGCGGCGACCCCAGCGACAACCTGCCCGGCATCCCGGGGGTGGGGGAAAAGACCGCCGCCAAGTGGATCGCCGAGTACGGCTCGCTGGAAGGATTGGTCGACAACGTCGACACGGTCAAAGGCAAGGTGGGCGACGCGCTGCGGACCCATCTGGCCAGCGTGGTGCGCAACCGTGAACTGACCGAGCTCATCCGCGACGTCCCGCTCGCGCAAACCCCCGACACACTGCGGCTGCAGCCCTGGGACCGCGACCATATCCACCGGCTCTTCGACCAGCTGGAGTTCCGGGTGCTGCGCGACCGGCTCTTCGAAACGCTGGCAGCCGTCGAGCCCGAGGTCGATGAGGGGTTCGACGTGCGCGGCAAAGCGCTCGAGCCCGGCACCGTTGGACAGTGGCTGGTCGAGCATGCCAGTGACGGGCGCCGGTCCGGGCTGGCGGTCGTGGGCACCCACCTGCCGTACGGCGGCGACGCCACCGCGCTGGCCATCGCCGCTGCCGACGGCGAGGGCGGTTACATCGACACCGCCACGGTGACGCCCGACGACGACGCCGCGCTGGCGGCCTGGCTTGCCGACCCGGACAAGCCCAAGGCGCTGCACGAAGCCAAGCAGGCCATCCACGACCTGGCCGGGCGCGGCTGGACGCTCGAAGGTGTCACCTCCGATACCGCGCTGGCCGCCTACCTGGTGCGGCCCGGGCAACGCAGCTTCGCCCTCGACGACCTGTCGCTGCGCTACCTGCGCCGCGAATTGCGCGCTGAAACCCCTGAGCAACAACAACTTTCGCTCCTCGACGACAGTGACGGCGCCGACGACCAGGCGGTGCAGACCACGATTCTGCGGGCCCGCGCGGTGGCCGACCTCGCCGATGCGCTGGACGTCGAGCTGGCCCGCATCGACTCCCAGTCGTTGCTGGCCGAGATGGAGTTGCCGGTACAACGGGTGCTGGCGGGCATGGAGGCCGCCGGTATCGCCGTCGACTTGGCGCTGCTGAGCGAGCTGCAACGCCAGTTCGGCGAGCAGGTCCGCGACGCGGCGGAGGCCGCCTATGCGGTGATCGGCAAGCAAATCAACCTGGGCTCACCCAAACAACTGCAGGTCGTGCTGTTCGACGAGCTGGGCATGCCCAAGACCAAACGCACGAAAACCGGCTACACCACCGACGCCGACGCGCTGCAGTCGCTGTTCGACAAGACTGCGCACCCGTTCCTGGAGCATCTGCTCGCCCACCGTGATGCCACCCGGCTGAAAGTCACCGTCGACGGGTTGCTGAATGCGGTGAGTGCAGATGGCCGGATTCATACCACGTTCAACCAGACCATCGCGGCCACCGGGCGGTTGTCGTCGACCGAGCCCAACCTGCAAAACATCCCGATCCGCACCGAGGCCGGCCGCCAGATCCGTGACGCGTTCGTCGTCGGCGCGGGCTATGCCGAGTTGATGACCGCCGACTACAGCCAGATCGAGATGCGGATCATGGCGCATCTCTCGGGTGACGAGGGTCTCATCGAGGCGTTCAACACCGGCGAGGACCTGCACTCCTTCGTCGCGTCGCGGGCCTTCGGCGTGCCGATCGACGAGGTGACACCCGAGTTGCGCCGTCGGGTCAAGGCGATGTCCTACGGCTTGGCCTACGGGCTGAGCGCCTACGGGCTGTCGCAGCAGCTGAAAATCTCCACCGAGGAAGCCAAGGAGCAGATGGACGCCTACTTCGCCCGCTTCGGGGGAGTGCGTGACTACCTGCACGCCGTGGTCGAGCAGGCCCGCAAGGATGGCTACACCTCCACGGTGTTGGGCCGTCGGCGCTATCTCCCCGAGCTGGACAGCGGCAACCGGCAGGTGCGCGAGGCCGCGGAGCGGGCAGCGCTCAACGCGCCGATCCAGGGCAGCGCGGCCGACATCATCAAGGTCGCGATGATCGAGGTGGACAAGGCCCTCAAAGCGGCCGGGTTCAAGTCGCGCATGCTGCTGCAGGTCCACGACGAACTTTTGTTCGAACTGGCTTCCGGCGAGCGCGAGCACGTCGAAGCGCTGGTGCGCGACAAAATGGGCAGCGCCTATCCGCTCGACGTGCCGCTGGAGGTGTCGGTGGGCTACGGCCGCTCATGGGATGCGGCCGCGCACTAA
- a CDS encoding DUF488 family protein, whose protein sequence is MLFTIGHGAKTAEQLTAALRQHGIELLVDVRSFPGSRRNPDVSKQAMPKWLRDAGIGYRHEPELGGRRRPPAHPLPSDRWWENEQFANYAAHTRTPGFHTAYQRLLRDAETCNVAIMCGEPVWWRCHRRMIADLAARDGYRVQHIMPNGSLSGHRMSEWLTGEPPGNS, encoded by the coding sequence ATGCTGTTCACCATCGGCCACGGCGCGAAAACCGCCGAGCAGCTCACCGCCGCGCTCCGCCAACACGGCATCGAGTTGCTGGTCGACGTGCGAAGCTTTCCCGGGTCGCGCCGCAACCCCGATGTGTCCAAGCAGGCCATGCCGAAGTGGCTGCGCGACGCGGGCATCGGCTACCGCCACGAGCCCGAGCTGGGCGGCAGGCGCAGACCGCCGGCCCACCCGTTGCCGAGCGACCGCTGGTGGGAAAACGAGCAGTTCGCGAACTACGCCGCCCACACCCGCACCCCGGGTTTTCACACCGCCTACCAGCGGCTGCTGCGCGACGCCGAGACCTGCAACGTCGCCATCATGTGCGGCGAACCGGTGTGGTGGCGCTGCCACCGCCGCATGATCGCTGATCTGGCGGCGCGCGACGGCTATCGGGTCCAGCACATCATGCCCAACGGGTCATTGTCAGGGCACCGCATGTCCGAATGGCTCACCGGCGAGCCGCCGGGCAACTCTTGA
- a CDS encoding lipid-transfer protein, whose product MEDRVTAPDPVYILGAGMHPWGKWGNDFTEYGVAAARAALGEAGLEWRQIQLVAGADTIRNGYPGFVAGATFAQKLGWNGVPVSSSYAACASGSQALQSARAQILAGFCDVALVIGADTTPKGFFAPVGGERKNDPDWQRFHLIGATNPVYFALLARRRMDLYGATAEDFAQVKVKNARHGRHNPNARYRKEVSLGDVLASPVVADPLRLLDICATSDGAAALVVASAKFAREHLGSLRGVPAVRAVSTVTPHYPQHLPELPDIATDSTAVVPAPQRVFKDQILDAAYAEAGIGPEDLSLAEVYDLSTALELDWYEHLGLCPKGEAEALLRSGATAIGGRIPVNPSGGLACFGEAIPAQAIAQVCELAWQLRGQATGRQVEGATVGITANQGLFGHGSSVIVAR is encoded by the coding sequence CTGGAGGATCGCGTGACGGCACCCGACCCGGTGTACATCCTTGGCGCCGGCATGCATCCGTGGGGCAAGTGGGGCAACGACTTCACCGAGTACGGCGTTGCGGCCGCGCGTGCCGCACTGGGCGAAGCGGGGCTGGAATGGCGTCAGATTCAGTTGGTGGCCGGTGCCGACACCATCCGCAACGGTTATCCGGGGTTTGTCGCCGGTGCGACGTTCGCTCAGAAGCTGGGCTGGAACGGCGTCCCGGTCAGCTCAAGCTATGCGGCCTGCGCCAGCGGGTCGCAGGCGCTGCAGAGCGCGCGCGCCCAGATTTTGGCCGGTTTCTGCGACGTGGCATTGGTCATCGGCGCAGACACCACACCCAAGGGGTTTTTCGCGCCGGTCGGCGGTGAACGCAAGAACGACCCGGACTGGCAGCGATTCCACTTGATCGGGGCAACCAACCCGGTGTACTTCGCACTGCTGGCTCGCCGGCGCATGGACCTCTACGGCGCCACCGCGGAGGATTTCGCGCAGGTGAAGGTCAAAAACGCGCGCCACGGACGGCACAACCCGAACGCCCGCTACCGCAAGGAGGTTTCCCTCGGCGACGTGCTGGCCAGCCCGGTGGTGGCCGACCCGCTGCGGCTGCTCGACATCTGCGCCACCTCCGACGGCGCGGCCGCGCTGGTGGTGGCCAGCGCGAAGTTTGCCCGCGAACACCTCGGTTCGCTGCGCGGTGTGCCGGCGGTGCGCGCGGTCAGCACGGTCACCCCGCACTATCCTCAGCATCTGCCCGAATTGCCCGATATCGCAACGGATTCCACCGCGGTGGTGCCTGCGCCGCAGCGGGTGTTCAAGGATCAGATCCTGGACGCCGCCTACGCCGAAGCGGGCATCGGGCCCGAGGACCTGAGCCTGGCCGAGGTCTACGATTTGTCGACCGCGCTGGAGCTGGACTGGTACGAACACCTCGGGTTGTGTCCCAAGGGCGAAGCCGAGGCGCTGCTGCGCAGTGGCGCAACGGCGATCGGCGGCAGGATTCCGGTCAACCCGTCGGGTGGGCTGGCCTGCTTCGGTGAAGCGATTCCGGCGCAAGCGATCGCGCAGGTATGCGAGCTCGCCTGGCAGCTGCGCGGCCAGGCCACCGGTCGCCAGGTCGAGGGCGCCACCGTCGGGATTACCGCCAACCAGGGCCTGTTCGGCCACGGCTCCTCGGTGATAGTGGCCCGCTAA
- a CDS encoding Zn-ribbon domain-containing OB-fold protein encodes MPAPTRLEPAIEGWFATDEAGVPHLIGSRCPRCGTYVFPPRPNTCPNPACDGDQLDAVPLSRRGTLWSYTENRYAPPPPYPATDPFEPFAVAAVELADEGLIVLGKVADGTLAADLRIGMEMELTTLPLFTDAEGVQRIVYGWRIA; translated from the coding sequence GTGCCAGCACCAACCCGCCTAGAGCCGGCGATCGAGGGATGGTTCGCCACCGACGAGGCCGGTGTGCCGCATCTGATCGGCAGCCGGTGTCCGCGGTGCGGCACCTACGTCTTCCCGCCGCGCCCCAACACCTGCCCCAATCCCGCCTGCGACGGGGACCAACTGGACGCGGTCCCGTTGTCGCGGCGCGGGACGCTGTGGAGCTATACCGAAAACCGCTACGCACCGCCGCCGCCGTATCCGGCCACGGACCCGTTTGAGCCGTTCGCGGTGGCTGCGGTCGAGTTGGCCGACGAGGGTTTGATCGTGCTGGGCAAGGTTGCCGACGGGACGCTGGCTGCCGATCTGCGGATCGGCATGGAGATGGAACTGACCACCTTGCCGCTGTTCACCGACGCGGAAGGCGTACAGCGAATCGTCTACGGCTGGAGGATCGCGTGA
- the rpsA gene encoding 30S ribosomal protein S1 yields MPSPAVSSPQVAVNDIGSSEDFLAAIDKTIKYFNDGDIVEGTIVKVDRDEVLLDIGYKTEGVIPSRELSIKHDVDPHEVVKVGDKVEALVLTKEDKEGRLILSKKRAQYERAWGTIEALKEKDEAVKGTVIEVVKGGLILDIGLRGFLPASLVEMRRVRDLQPYIGKELEAKIIELDKNRNNVVLSRRAWLEQTQSEVRSEFLNQLQKGAIRKGVVSSIVNFGAFVDLGGVDGLVHVSELSWKHIDHPSEVVQVGDEVTVEVLDVDMDRERVSLSLKATQEDPWRHFARTHAIGQIVPGKVTKLVPFGAFVRVEEGIEGLVHISELSERHIEVADQVVGVGDEVMVKVIDIDLERRRISLSLKQANEDYTEEFDPAKYGMADSYDEHGNYIFPEGFDPESNEWLEGYEKQRAEWEARYAEAERRHKMHTAQMEKFAAAEAAAAAAAGAEQQQANGGTPSSEEPTGGSLASDAQLAALREKLAGSA; encoded by the coding sequence ATGCCGAGTCCCGCCGTTTCCTCGCCCCAAGTAGCCGTCAACGACATCGGCTCGAGCGAGGACTTTCTCGCCGCCATCGACAAGACCATCAAATACTTCAACGATGGCGACATCGTGGAAGGGACCATCGTCAAGGTTGACCGGGACGAGGTCCTGCTCGACATCGGCTACAAGACCGAAGGTGTCATCCCGTCCCGCGAGCTGTCCATCAAGCACGACGTCGACCCGCACGAAGTGGTCAAGGTCGGCGACAAGGTCGAGGCCCTGGTTCTCACCAAGGAGGACAAAGAAGGCCGGCTGATCCTGTCGAAGAAACGCGCCCAGTACGAGCGGGCCTGGGGCACGATCGAAGCGCTCAAGGAGAAGGATGAGGCGGTCAAGGGCACCGTCATCGAGGTCGTCAAGGGTGGGCTGATCCTCGACATCGGGCTGCGTGGATTCCTGCCGGCGTCGCTGGTCGAGATGCGCCGGGTGCGTGACCTGCAGCCCTACATCGGCAAGGAACTCGAGGCCAAGATCATCGAGCTGGACAAGAACCGCAACAATGTGGTGCTCTCCCGCCGCGCCTGGCTCGAGCAGACGCAGTCGGAGGTGCGCAGCGAATTCCTCAACCAGCTGCAAAAGGGCGCGATCCGCAAGGGTGTGGTGTCGTCGATCGTCAACTTCGGCGCGTTCGTCGACCTTGGCGGGGTGGACGGCCTGGTGCACGTCTCCGAGTTGAGCTGGAAGCACATCGACCATCCCTCCGAGGTGGTGCAGGTCGGCGACGAGGTCACCGTCGAGGTGCTCGACGTCGACATGGACCGCGAGCGGGTTTCCTTGTCGCTCAAGGCGACTCAGGAAGACCCGTGGCGACACTTCGCCCGTACCCACGCCATCGGCCAGATCGTGCCGGGCAAGGTCACCAAGCTGGTGCCGTTCGGCGCGTTCGTCCGCGTGGAGGAGGGCATCGAAGGCCTGGTGCACATCTCCGAGCTTTCCGAGCGGCACATCGAGGTCGCCGATCAGGTGGTCGGCGTCGGTGATGAGGTGATGGTCAAGGTCATCGACATCGACCTGGAACGCCGCCGCATCTCGCTGTCGCTGAAACAGGCCAACGAGGACTACACCGAAGAGTTCGATCCGGCCAAGTACGGCATGGCCGATTCCTACGACGAGCACGGCAACTACATCTTCCCCGAGGGCTTCGACCCCGAAAGCAACGAATGGCTCGAGGGATACGAAAAACAGCGCGCCGAATGGGAAGCCCGCTACGCCGAGGCCGAGCGCCGGCACAAGATGCATACCGCGCAGATGGAGAAGTTCGCCGCCGCCGAGGCCGCTGCCGCGGCCGCGGCCGGCGCCGAACAGCAGCAGGCCAACGGAGGCACGCCTTCGTCTGAGGAGCCGACTGGCGGGTCGCTGGCCAGCGACGCCCAACTGGCCGCCCTTCGGGAGAAACTCGCCGGCAGTGCCTAA
- a CDS encoding ANTAR domain-containing response regulator, whose protein sequence is MTGSTTDVDAASPRRVLIAEDEALIRMDLAEMLREEGYDIVGEAGDGQEAVELAERLKPDLVIMDVKMPRRDGIDAASEIASKRIAPIVVLTAFSQRDLVERARDAGAMAYLVKPFTVSDLIPAIELAVSRFSEITALEREVATLADRLETRKLIERAKGLLQTKQGMSEPEAFKWIQRAAMDRRTTMKRVAEVVLETLDPRT, encoded by the coding sequence ATGACCGGCTCTACGACGGACGTCGATGCTGCCAGCCCGCGACGGGTTCTCATCGCCGAGGATGAGGCGCTCATCCGGATGGATTTGGCCGAAATGCTGCGCGAGGAGGGCTACGACATTGTCGGTGAAGCCGGCGACGGCCAGGAAGCCGTCGAACTGGCGGAGCGGCTCAAACCCGATCTGGTGATCATGGACGTGAAGATGCCGCGACGCGACGGCATCGACGCCGCATCGGAGATCGCCAGCAAGCGGATCGCCCCGATCGTCGTGCTGACCGCGTTCAGCCAGCGCGACCTGGTCGAGCGGGCCCGCGACGCCGGAGCGATGGCCTACTTGGTCAAACCGTTTACCGTCAGCGACCTCATTCCGGCCATCGAGCTGGCCGTCAGTCGGTTCAGTGAGATCACCGCATTGGAACGCGAAGTGGCAACGCTTGCCGACCGGCTGGAAACCCGCAAGCTCATCGAACGGGCCAAAGGCCTGCTGCAGACCAAACAGGGTATGAGCGAGCCCGAGGCGTTCAAGTGGATCCAGCGCGCGGCGATGGATCGGCGCACCACCATGAAACGTGTCGCCGAAGTGGTGCTCGAAACCCTCGACCCGCGCACTTAG
- a CDS encoding HdeD family acid-resistance protein produces the protein MWDTALMEHTSVPSLLPHLWKSTLVSGILALVLGILVLAWPGITILVAAIIFGAHLLVTGITQVIFAFSLHVSAGGRVLLFISGAASLVLAVLAFRHFGSDPLIAILLLAIWVGVGFIFRGVATSISAISDPTLPGRGWSIFLGVVSLLAGIVMIASPFESLAILTLIVGIWLVVIGVFEIASSFGIRSASKAVDKALSGRTGPTPSAADS, from the coding sequence ATGTGGGACACTGCGCTGATGGAACACACTTCTGTCCCAAGCCTATTGCCGCATCTGTGGAAGTCGACGCTGGTATCCGGGATTCTGGCGTTGGTCCTTGGCATCCTGGTATTGGCCTGGCCGGGGATAACGATCCTCGTGGCCGCGATCATCTTCGGCGCCCATCTATTGGTCACCGGTATCACGCAGGTCATCTTCGCCTTCAGCCTGCACGTGTCGGCCGGAGGCCGGGTACTGCTGTTCATCAGTGGTGCCGCGTCGCTGGTGCTGGCGGTGCTGGCTTTCCGGCACTTCGGCAGCGACCCGCTGATCGCAATCTTGTTGCTGGCGATCTGGGTTGGCGTGGGTTTCATATTCCGCGGAGTGGCAACGTCGATCTCGGCGATCAGCGACCCCACCCTGCCCGGGCGGGGCTGGTCGATCTTCCTGGGCGTGGTCAGCCTGCTTGCCGGCATCGTGATGATCGCCTCGCCCTTCGAGTCCCTCGCGATACTGACACTGATCGTCGGCATCTGGCTGGTGGTCATCGGCGTGTTCGAGATCGCGTCATCGTTCGGCATCCGCAGCGCATCCAAAGCCGTCGACAAGGCCTTATCCGGGCGGACCGGGCCAACGCCGTCGGCCGCCGACTCGTAG